A DNA window from Pseudomonas sp. B21-056 contains the following coding sequences:
- a CDS encoding DNA-binding protein yields the protein MATHAKALTADQVKENFRRVGKTITQWAIENGYTRNEVYRVLNGQAKANYGKAHDIAVKLGLKPSAALAA from the coding sequence ATGGCCACCCATGCCAAAGCCCTAACCGCCGACCAGGTGAAAGAAAACTTTCGCCGGGTAGGCAAAACCATCACCCAATGGGCTATCGAAAACGGTTACACCCGCAATGAGGTCTATCGCGTCCTCAACGGCCAAGCCAAAGCCAACTATGGCAAGGCCCATGACATTGCGGTGAAGCTCGGTCTCAAACCTTCCGCAGCGTTGGCAGCGTAA
- a CDS encoding DUF3486 family protein — translation MAGKSSINRLPPMVKAYIQKLLREDRMTLDDMLADIQTRFPNEKAPSRSALGRFKLGFDELTDKARQQREMAEAFVGAFGEDSSDKTGALLVEAISTLTYQAAMGAHEKDEVTIAEVSALARAAKATMEARTMSVKERQTIEKAARERLLREQAAELDNAVKAKGMTEDQALFWRQKFLGVKQ, via the coding sequence ATGGCGGGCAAGTCATCCATCAACCGTCTGCCGCCGATGGTCAAGGCGTACATCCAGAAGCTGTTGCGTGAAGACCGCATGACCCTGGATGACATGTTGGCCGATATCCAGACGCGCTTCCCCAACGAGAAAGCCCCGAGCCGCAGCGCGTTGGGCCGCTTCAAGTTGGGCTTCGATGAACTCACCGACAAGGCCCGCCAACAACGCGAAATGGCCGAGGCCTTTGTAGGGGCCTTCGGCGAAGACTCTTCGGACAAGACCGGCGCGCTGCTGGTGGAAGCGATCTCGACGCTTACCTATCAGGCCGCCATGGGCGCCCATGAGAAAGACGAGGTCACCATTGCCGAAGTGTCCGCGTTGGCGCGCGCCGCCAAGGCCACCATGGAGGCACGGACGATGAGCGTGAAAGAGCGCCAAACCATCGAGAAAGCGGCCCGCGAACGACTGCTACGCGAGCAGGCCGCCGAGTTGGATAACGCCGTGAAGGCCAAAGGCATGACCGAAGACCAGGCCCTGTTCTGGCGCCAGAAATTCCTGGGCGTGAAGCAATGA
- a CDS encoding lysis protein gives MAALDRLPWPLPSGLTVALLACVVSAAAAGSIAYGFGYRYAAALGDTALANLQSTHSAQALAAEQANRVLLLQQVSRAQQSESLLFDFMTQHANEKQQLQERIPHVTTQYRPAPGAAAQPIPRCVFTAGWLRDFNAALGVPAPRPGAVAAAVEEAARPAAGTDAELLESGVTPADILAHAQDYGLWARTNFAQLNALLDLQEKD, from the coding sequence ATGGCCGCGCTTGACCGATTGCCATGGCCGCTACCGTCGGGGCTGACCGTTGCCCTGTTGGCCTGCGTGGTCAGCGCGGCGGCCGCCGGCTCCATCGCCTATGGGTTTGGCTATCGGTACGCCGCCGCACTGGGCGATACCGCGCTGGCCAATCTTCAGAGCACACATTCGGCCCAAGCCCTGGCCGCAGAACAAGCCAACCGGGTGCTGCTTCTGCAACAGGTCTCCCGCGCCCAACAAAGCGAGTCGTTGTTGTTCGATTTCATGACTCAGCACGCCAACGAGAAACAACAACTGCAGGAGCGTATCCCCCATGTCACGACCCAATACCGGCCGGCGCCCGGCGCGGCGGCTCAGCCTATTCCTCGTTGCGTGTTCACTGCTGGTTGGCTGCGCGACTTCAACGCCGCCCTCGGCGTGCCCGCCCCAAGACCGGGCGCCGTTGCCGCCGCTGTTGAAGAAGCGGCCCGGCCCGCCGCCGGCACTGACGCCGAACTATTGGAAAGCGGCGTCACTCCGGCCGACATCTTGGCCCACGCCCAGGACTACGGCCTGTGGGCCCGAACCAATTTCGCGCAACTCAACGCCTTGCTCGACCTCCAGGAAAAGGACTGA
- a CDS encoding DDE-type integrase/transposase/recombinase: MNPVQIQQLAQIAQRAENAPHGQRTAVYQAGAAELGVSLQTLQRKLKEIRVTKPRKRRSDAGCSALPIEEARMISAVLLESIRANNKQLSTIERAVERLRSNNLIVAGRVDEQTGLFRPLTGGAINRALRAYKLHPEQLLHDAPAVSLASKHPNHVWQVDASISTQFYLADDGARAMNKAEFYDGKPGNLKKIERQRLWRYVITDHTSGTLYVEYVLGAESAENLCNVLINAMQKRGESDPFHGVPWVLMTDPGAAMTSGIFRNLCRAMSIDLIINQVGNARAKGQVEQAHNIVEREFESALKFQAAESLEQINAWAGKWMRYFNATSIHTRTRRTRYGVWQMIRQEQLRLAPGVEVCRELAVSTPEYRKVSNLLRVSFRGAQFDVSSVPSVMVGEKLLITRNCWRDKDTAIAVLVGEDGRENYHVIERIGVDEFGFAETSATIGETYKHHAETPAQLSRKVLEQIATGTANQADAEAARKAKAVPFGGLIDPHKHVTDTVLPAYMPRRGTSLNVNAPTVEVAPLSHVEAAKLLRPRLGNLWTAQTFGWLLQRYPEGVPEEQLDAVEAELKRPVEVMRKPFSLVLAAVGGE; this comes from the coding sequence ATGAACCCGGTACAGATCCAGCAGTTGGCCCAAATCGCCCAACGCGCCGAGAACGCCCCACACGGCCAGCGTACCGCCGTTTACCAGGCGGGTGCGGCCGAGCTGGGTGTGTCCCTTCAAACCCTGCAGCGCAAGCTGAAGGAGATCCGCGTGACGAAGCCCCGCAAACGTCGTAGTGATGCCGGCTGCAGCGCGCTGCCCATTGAAGAGGCGCGGATGATATCTGCCGTGCTGCTCGAATCGATCCGCGCCAACAATAAGCAGCTGTCTACCATCGAGCGGGCAGTTGAACGTCTGCGCAGCAACAACTTGATCGTGGCCGGCCGGGTGGACGAACAAACGGGGCTGTTCCGCCCGTTGACCGGCGGCGCAATCAACCGGGCTTTACGGGCTTACAAGTTGCACCCCGAACAACTGCTACACGATGCCCCGGCGGTCTCGCTGGCCAGCAAGCACCCCAACCACGTTTGGCAGGTGGACGCGTCAATCTCGACTCAGTTCTACCTGGCCGATGACGGGGCGCGGGCGATGAACAAGGCCGAGTTCTACGACGGTAAGCCCGGCAATCTCAAAAAGATTGAGCGCCAGCGCCTGTGGCGGTACGTGATCACCGACCATACCAGCGGCACCCTGTACGTGGAATATGTCCTGGGCGCCGAGTCGGCCGAGAACCTGTGCAACGTTTTGATCAACGCCATGCAAAAGCGCGGCGAATCAGATCCGTTCCACGGCGTGCCGTGGGTGCTGATGACTGACCCCGGGGCGGCCATGACCAGCGGTATTTTCCGCAACCTGTGCCGTGCCATGTCCATTGACCTGATCATCAACCAGGTCGGCAATGCGCGGGCAAAGGGCCAAGTTGAGCAGGCGCACAACATCGTCGAGCGCGAATTTGAAAGCGCCCTCAAGTTTCAGGCCGCTGAGAGCCTGGAGCAGATCAACGCGTGGGCCGGCAAGTGGATGCGTTATTTCAACGCCACCTCCATTCATACCCGCACCCGGCGCACACGCTACGGCGTCTGGCAGATGATCCGGCAGGAACAATTGCGGCTAGCGCCCGGCGTCGAGGTTTGCCGCGAGTTGGCGGTCAGCACGCCGGAATACCGCAAGGTCAGCAATCTGCTGCGGGTTTCGTTCCGGGGGGCTCAGTTCGATGTCAGCTCGGTGCCAAGCGTAATGGTCGGCGAAAAGCTGCTGATCACTCGCAACTGCTGGCGCGACAAGGACACGGCCATTGCCGTCCTTGTTGGGGAAGACGGCCGCGAAAATTACCACGTCATCGAGCGTATTGGGGTGGATGAATTCGGCTTCGCCGAGACCTCCGCCACCATCGGCGAAACGTACAAGCATCACGCCGAAACGCCGGCCCAACTGTCGCGCAAGGTGTTGGAGCAAATCGCAACCGGCACCGCAAATCAGGCGGACGCCGAGGCGGCCCGCAAGGCCAAGGCGGTTCCGTTCGGCGGCCTGATTGATCCGCACAAACACGTTACCGACACCGTGCTGCCGGCCTACATGCCACGGCGCGGCACCAGCCTTAACGTCAACGCCCCAACCGTCGAGGTTGCCCCGCTCAGTCATGTTGAAGCCGCGAAGCTGCTGCGCCCGCGCCTGGGCAACCTCTGGACGGCGCAAACGTTCGGTTGGCTGCTGCAGCGTTACCCGGAAGGAGTTCCCGAAGAGCAGCTCGATGCCGTCGAGGCTGAGCTGAAACGGCCCGTTGAGGTCATGCGCAAACCGTTCAGCCTGGTGCTGGCAGCGGTTGGAGGTGAGTGA
- a CDS encoding ExeA family protein — protein sequence MLKLKKILQEVGRPQSALAESLSLSGATVAQLLNHGHWPRSLDSEELQGRIRVFLTESGANDADIANAFEEVDPPCANTAGPALKKEPSGEDEPMLLPKQTIQPSTRKAFGLFRDPFDELQCAQDMWVSPDIRYVREVMYQTARHGGFLAVEGESGAGKSTLRRDLVNRIAENNDPVIIIEPYVLASEDNDAKGKSLKSTHIAESMMAAVAPLAKPKSSPEARFAQLHKALKESHAAGYRHCLVIEEAHSLPIPTLKHLKRILELEVGFTKLVSIIMIGQPELGVKLSERNADVREVVQRCERVTLTPVDTSRLEEFLKFRFDRAGKALAEVIDEGGIQAIAARLSQPKRSGGRDETVSLLYPLAIGNLMIAAMNLAAQLGVPIVTADVVKGV from the coding sequence ATGTTGAAGCTTAAGAAAATCCTACAGGAGGTGGGCCGCCCTCAATCGGCCTTGGCCGAATCACTGAGCCTCAGCGGCGCCACGGTCGCCCAGTTGCTGAACCACGGCCATTGGCCGCGCAGCCTGGACAGCGAAGAACTACAGGGGCGCATCCGCGTGTTCCTGACCGAATCCGGCGCCAATGACGCCGATATCGCCAACGCTTTTGAAGAAGTGGACCCGCCGTGCGCCAACACGGCAGGTCCGGCCCTTAAAAAAGAGCCGTCCGGGGAGGACGAACCTATGTTACTGCCAAAACAGACCATTCAGCCAAGTACTCGTAAAGCCTTTGGCTTGTTTCGCGACCCGTTTGATGAATTGCAGTGCGCCCAGGACATGTGGGTCAGCCCGGATATTCGCTATGTCCGGGAGGTGATGTACCAGACTGCGCGCCACGGCGGCTTCCTCGCGGTGGAGGGGGAATCGGGCGCGGGCAAAAGCACGCTTCGCCGTGACCTGGTGAACCGCATTGCCGAGAACAACGACCCGGTGATCATCATCGAGCCCTATGTGTTGGCCTCCGAGGACAACGACGCCAAGGGCAAATCCTTGAAAAGCACCCACATAGCCGAATCGATGATGGCGGCCGTAGCGCCCCTCGCTAAGCCCAAGAGCAGCCCGGAGGCGCGCTTCGCCCAGTTACATAAAGCGTTGAAGGAGTCCCATGCTGCCGGCTACCGCCACTGCCTGGTGATTGAAGAGGCCCACAGCCTGCCGATTCCGACGCTCAAGCATCTCAAGCGCATCCTGGAGTTGGAGGTCGGGTTCACCAAACTCGTCAGCATCATCATGATCGGCCAGCCGGAGTTGGGCGTGAAACTCAGCGAACGCAACGCCGATGTGCGTGAGGTTGTGCAGCGTTGCGAACGAGTCACGTTGACGCCGGTTGATACCTCCCGGCTGGAAGAGTTCTTGAAGTTCCGCTTCGACCGGGCCGGCAAAGCGCTCGCCGAGGTCATTGACGAGGGCGGCATTCAGGCAATTGCTGCGCGCCTGTCCCAGCCCAAGCGTAGCGGCGGCCGGGACGAAACGGTGTCGCTGCTTTACCCCCTGGCTATTGGCAATCTGATGATCGCAGCGATGAATCTGGCTGCCCAATTGGGCGTACCAATTGTCACCGCTGATGTAGTGAAGGGGGTGTGA
- a CDS encoding ArsR family transcriptional regulator codes for MTEYADFLRQDYRLVILRLLVEMTGYRANSSVLTMALDNYGHTLSRDQVKTELHWLAEQGALTLADVGPVLVATLTERGQDIAAGRARVPGIKRPGA; via the coding sequence ATGACCGAATACGCCGACTTTTTGCGCCAGGATTACCGCCTGGTGATCCTGCGCCTGCTCGTCGAGATGACCGGCTACCGCGCCAATAGCTCCGTACTGACCATGGCGCTGGACAACTACGGGCACACCCTCAGCCGTGACCAGGTGAAAACCGAGCTGCACTGGCTGGCAGAGCAAGGCGCGTTGACCCTGGCCGATGTTGGCCCGGTGCTGGTGGCAACGCTCACCGAGCGCGGCCAGGACATTGCGGCCGGGCGCGCCCGCGTCCCCGGCATCAAACGGCCGGGGGCATAA
- a CDS encoding structural protein, whose protein sequence is MRPETPRGIRNFNPGNIRHAKGVRWQGMTVAQSDANFVQFNGPRWGIRAIARVLITYQDKRRAADGSRIDSVREIIERWAPATENNTDAYAAAVASVLAVDPGFEGLDVYQYDTMRALVLAIIRHENGPGPLPGGQWYGDAIVADGLALAGVERGIVHGKGEVPA, encoded by the coding sequence ATGCGACCCGAAACCCCTCGCGGCATCCGCAACTTCAACCCCGGCAATATCCGCCACGCTAAAGGCGTCCGTTGGCAGGGCATGACCGTCGCCCAGTCCGACGCCAACTTCGTCCAGTTCAACGGCCCGCGTTGGGGAATCCGCGCCATCGCCCGCGTGCTGATCACCTACCAGGACAAACGCCGGGCCGCTGACGGCAGCCGTATCGACAGCGTTCGCGAGATCATTGAGCGCTGGGCCCCGGCAACCGAAAACAACACCGACGCATACGCCGCCGCCGTAGCCAGCGTCCTGGCGGTCGATCCTGGCTTCGAAGGTTTGGACGTCTACCAGTACGACACCATGCGCGCCCTGGTGCTTGCCATCATCCGCCATGAAAACGGCCCCGGCCCTTTGCCAGGCGGCCAATGGTACGGCGACGCAATCGTTGCCGACGGATTGGCACTGGCGGGGGTTGAACGTGGCATCGTGCACGGCAAGGGCGAGGTGCCGGCATGA
- a CDS encoding DUF2786 domain-containing protein produces the protein MDNDRTLEKIKKCLEMAKSKTSNPNEAEIALRQAHKLMELYNLEMGDVLASMACETKIAAGSDGVPPTWRVRLAHVCAHAFGTRMIITHGWHGGGFIFVGCAAAPELTGYAYEVLVRQLQKARREFLSLPKQKRCKRSTKVARGDHFANGWIDAVYHKVDEFAGVEDNVAEAIEAFMEKHHPDLEPAELKRRKLKARDEGAVSAGYAAGKSAQLHQAVGHQPRALLTAGC, from the coding sequence GTGGACAACGACCGCACGCTCGAAAAAATCAAAAAATGCCTGGAAATGGCAAAGTCCAAAACCAGCAACCCGAACGAAGCCGAGATCGCACTGCGCCAGGCCCACAAGCTGATGGAGCTGTACAACCTTGAAATGGGCGATGTACTGGCCAGCATGGCGTGCGAAACCAAAATCGCCGCCGGGTCCGACGGCGTGCCGCCAACTTGGCGGGTGCGCTTGGCACATGTGTGCGCCCACGCCTTCGGCACCCGCATGATCATTACGCACGGCTGGCACGGTGGCGGATTTATCTTTGTAGGATGCGCGGCGGCGCCTGAGCTGACCGGCTATGCGTATGAGGTGCTAGTGCGTCAGCTACAGAAGGCCCGCCGGGAATTCCTCTCTCTGCCGAAGCAGAAGCGCTGCAAACGATCCACCAAAGTTGCCAGGGGCGATCATTTCGCCAACGGGTGGATCGATGCGGTGTATCACAAGGTGGATGAGTTCGCGGGCGTTGAGGACAACGTCGCTGAGGCTATCGAGGCCTTCATGGAGAAGCATCACCCGGACCTGGAGCCGGCCGAACTCAAACGCCGCAAGCTTAAAGCCCGCGACGAGGGCGCCGTTTCCGCCGGTTACGCGGCGGGCAAGTCGGCACAGTTGCACCAGGCCGTAGGGCATCAGCCCCGCGCTCTGCTGACGGCGGGGTGCTGA
- a CDS encoding phage minor head protein codes for MAAAEKRLNPADLKTVFGLEPAKAIAYLKFKGYAVTWNWQDMLDQAHDQAFTVAKAMRLDLLSDIRAALEAALQNGQTLKQFTANMQPTLEAQGWWGQQVIVDSDGVGELVQLGSPRRLKTIYQTNLQSAYMAGRKADMEQTADTHPYWMYVSILDGKTRPSHRALHGQVFRHDDPIWSAIFPPNGFNCRCRVVALTEVAVKRRGLTVVSSAGRMFTETVETGIDKRTGEIRTATVTGLRTTAAEGRATTFRTDPGFNHAPGAGLAEALKRKEAAA; via the coding sequence ATGGCCGCCGCAGAGAAGCGCCTCAACCCGGCCGACCTCAAAACCGTCTTCGGACTTGAGCCGGCGAAGGCCATTGCCTACCTCAAGTTCAAGGGCTACGCGGTCACCTGGAATTGGCAAGACATGCTCGACCAGGCGCATGACCAGGCCTTCACCGTGGCGAAGGCCATGCGCCTCGATCTGTTGTCTGATATTCGGGCCGCACTGGAAGCTGCGCTGCAGAACGGCCAAACCCTCAAACAGTTCACCGCAAACATGCAGCCGACCCTGGAAGCCCAAGGCTGGTGGGGGCAACAGGTCATTGTGGACAGCGACGGCGTCGGGGAACTGGTGCAACTCGGCAGCCCGCGCCGGCTCAAGACGATTTATCAGACCAACCTGCAAAGCGCCTACATGGCCGGCCGCAAGGCCGACATGGAGCAGACTGCCGACACGCACCCGTATTGGATGTACGTCTCCATTCTGGACGGCAAGACCCGGCCAAGCCACCGGGCGCTCCACGGCCAGGTGTTCCGCCACGATGACCCCATCTGGTCGGCGATCTTCCCGCCCAACGGCTTCAACTGCCGTTGCCGCGTGGTCGCTTTGACCGAGGTGGCCGTCAAGCGCCGGGGCCTCACCGTCGTATCGAGCGCGGGGCGGATGTTCACCGAAACTGTCGAGACCGGAATAGACAAACGTACCGGCGAAATCAGAACGGCCACGGTCACCGGCCTGCGCACTACCGCCGCCGAGGGCCGGGCGACCACCTTCCGCACCGATCCGGGCTTCAACCACGCGCCGGGCGCCGGTTTGGCCGAGGCGTTGAAACGCAAAGAAGCGGCCGCATAG
- a CDS encoding TraR/DksA C4-type zinc finger protein: MDVAEHATDDDISASELRVRNSALRRGSGRSVYRCEECGDAIPEDRRQAEPGTEHCLDCIDALEHLATRGFE; the protein is encoded by the coding sequence ATGGATGTAGCTGAGCACGCTACAGATGACGACATCAGCGCTTCGGAGTTGCGCGTCCGCAACAGCGCCCTGCGACGAGGCTCCGGCCGGTCGGTTTATCGCTGCGAAGAGTGCGGCGATGCGATCCCTGAAGACCGCCGCCAGGCCGAGCCCGGCACCGAACATTGTCTTGATTGCATAGACGCCTTGGAACACTTGGCAACGCGGGGTTTTGAATGA
- a CDS encoding DUF2730 family protein, whose protein sequence is MNLNELNFGFQTVQWLMLTVLSIYTWMTKRQAASAQELLELRTRIVALEEHVRHLPDQTAVTDLLGDMKAVRAELSGVKEALGPLARSLDRINDYLLREKT, encoded by the coding sequence ATGAACTTGAACGAGCTGAACTTCGGCTTCCAAACCGTTCAGTGGCTGATGCTCACAGTGCTCAGCATTTACACCTGGATGACCAAGCGACAAGCCGCCAGCGCTCAGGAACTCCTGGAACTGCGCACCCGTATCGTCGCCCTGGAAGAACACGTGCGCCACCTGCCTGACCAGACCGCCGTCACGGATCTGCTCGGCGACATGAAGGCGGTACGCGCTGAACTCTCTGGGGTTAAGGAGGCCCTCGGCCCTTTAGCCCGTTCGCTGGACCGGATCAATGATTACCTGCTGCGAGAAAAAACATGA
- a CDS encoding DUF3164 family protein — MTNNDVLQVPLGYRVDALGRMVPEASIKPTDLLRDKVVIEAVDQAMAISAMLVNFKAHVFGEIDALLQISKEQYGVVSRGTKGNLTLISFDGRYKLMRANQDQIEFNEHLQSAKALLDECAHEWTANSHPGVKVLINDAFRADRNGELRTARILSLRRHDIDDPRWKKAMEAIGDAIQVAGSRSYIRFYKRVGDTDRYEAIPLDLAGV, encoded by the coding sequence ATGACCAATAACGACGTTCTGCAAGTCCCACTCGGCTACCGCGTCGACGCCCTCGGGCGCATGGTGCCCGAGGCCTCCATCAAGCCTACGGATCTGTTGCGCGACAAGGTGGTGATTGAAGCCGTTGACCAGGCCATGGCCATCAGTGCAATGTTGGTGAATTTCAAAGCGCACGTTTTCGGTGAAATTGACGCGCTGCTGCAGATCAGCAAGGAGCAATACGGCGTTGTGTCGCGTGGCACGAAGGGCAATCTGACCCTGATCAGCTTCGACGGGCGCTACAAGCTGATGCGCGCCAATCAGGATCAGATCGAGTTCAACGAGCACCTGCAGTCTGCCAAGGCGCTGCTCGATGAATGCGCGCATGAGTGGACGGCCAACTCCCACCCCGGCGTCAAAGTGTTGATCAATGACGCGTTCCGGGCTGACCGCAACGGGGAACTGCGTACCGCCCGAATCCTGTCACTACGCCGCCATGACATTGATGATCCGCGCTGGAAAAAGGCGATGGAGGCCATCGGCGATGCGATCCAAGTCGCGGGTAGCCGCAGCTATATCCGCTTTTACAAGCGCGTCGGCGATACCGACCGGTACGAAGCTATCCCTCTTGATTTGGCGGGGGTGTGA
- a CDS encoding helix-turn-helix domain-containing protein, which produces MTDTSPFLRLKEERKRLKLTQAAASAVAGVSRETWSRYEGGTVSPGMEVLVAFASAGADVQYVLTGLHGSASPTMRERLFLDQFRRSTEAQQDAALRVLLNEERVQAEKSQLAADEQMLLDGYRALDAASKKRMLASMILGEPGDAVGAQASTNTTVTGSGNRVAGRDFHTKE; this is translated from the coding sequence GTGACTGATACATCACCTTTTTTGCGACTCAAAGAAGAGCGGAAACGCCTCAAGCTCACCCAAGCGGCGGCGAGCGCCGTCGCGGGGGTCAGCCGGGAAACCTGGAGTCGATACGAAGGGGGCACGGTGTCGCCGGGAATGGAAGTGCTGGTAGCTTTTGCGTCAGCCGGCGCAGACGTTCAGTACGTTCTAACGGGGTTGCACGGTTCCGCGTCGCCGACGATGAGGGAGCGGTTGTTCCTCGATCAGTTCAGGCGCAGCACTGAGGCGCAGCAGGACGCAGCCTTACGTGTCCTCTTGAATGAAGAACGCGTTCAGGCTGAAAAATCGCAGTTGGCGGCAGATGAACAAATGCTGCTTGATGGATACCGCGCATTAGACGCGGCCAGCAAAAAAAGAATGCTTGCCAGCATGATCTTGGGCGAGCCAGGCGACGCCGTGGGGGCACAGGCGTCAACTAACACCACAGTGACTGGCTCAGGTAACCGCGTAGCGGGTAGGGATTTTCATACGAAGGAATGA
- a CDS encoding helix-turn-helix domain-containing protein, whose amino-acid sequence MSRTVSAAARVLRVLKALKGHTVTGLSNTELAHLTQDSPSNITRAMQTLIEEGLAVKLDNGRFAHSVGVLQIAQAHAEHMARLTNRMQEINQRIAAGSMN is encoded by the coding sequence ATGAGCCGCACCGTCTCAGCCGCAGCACGTGTGTTGCGTGTGCTCAAGGCTTTGAAGGGCCACACCGTGACTGGCCTCAGCAACACCGAGCTGGCCCATCTCACGCAGGACAGCCCGAGCAATATCACCCGCGCCATGCAGACCCTCATTGAGGAAGGGCTTGCGGTGAAGCTCGATAACGGTCGGTTCGCTCATTCAGTGGGCGTGCTGCAAATCGCCCAGGCCCACGCCGAGCATATGGCCCGTCTGACCAACCGCATGCAGGAAATCAATCAGCGCATTGCCGCTGGCTCGATGAACTAA
- a CDS encoding DUF935 domain-containing protein, producing the protein MNKRGLWVSPTEFVSFAEAKRSTTLNQHIATRSRSDAGGFSGANLPNPDPILKAQGKDITVYRDLRSSALVGGNVRRRKASVLSLERGIKRGDAPPKVERFIRDWLTDLDLDRIIRELLDAPLFGYQPVELMWQPLGMHLVPQDLLGKPAEWFFYDKDNALRFRSKEAGQDGELYDPQRFIVARQDATYANPYGFPDLSMCFWPATFMKGGLKFWVQFTEKYGSPWVIGKHPRGANDGETDLLLDSLEAMVQDAVAAIPDDSSVQIIEAAGKAGSAEVYRELLEYCRSEINVAMLGQNQTTEKDSNRASATAGAEVTKDIRDGDAGIVAAALNACIRLVVDLNFGADVAAPLYELWEQEEIDKTLAQRDKALTESGVKFTDAYWKRTYNLQDGDLATAPTAADSPDFAEATVRPLLDQIALDQAINGLPAEVLQQQAEQAAAPFIEALQRARDGSEALGLLAEAFPQMDDQALQEQLANLLFIADTWGRLSARADRED; encoded by the coding sequence ATGAACAAGAGAGGCCTGTGGGTCAGCCCCACCGAATTCGTCAGCTTTGCCGAGGCCAAGCGCAGCACAACACTCAACCAACACATTGCCACCCGCAGCCGCTCAGACGCGGGCGGCTTCAGCGGGGCCAACCTGCCGAATCCCGACCCCATCCTCAAGGCGCAGGGCAAAGACATCACGGTTTACCGCGACCTGCGCAGCTCGGCGTTGGTCGGCGGCAACGTTCGCCGCCGTAAGGCCTCGGTGCTTTCCCTGGAGCGCGGCATCAAACGCGGCGACGCGCCGCCCAAAGTCGAGCGTTTCATTCGCGATTGGCTCACCGACCTGGACCTGGACCGCATTATCCGCGAATTGCTCGATGCGCCATTGTTCGGTTACCAGCCCGTCGAGCTGATGTGGCAGCCGCTGGGCATGCACCTGGTGCCGCAAGACCTGCTCGGCAAGCCCGCCGAATGGTTCTTCTACGACAAGGACAACGCGCTGCGCTTTCGCTCGAAAGAAGCTGGCCAGGACGGCGAACTGTACGACCCGCAACGCTTTATCGTTGCCCGGCAAGACGCGACCTACGCCAACCCCTACGGCTTCCCGGACCTCAGCATGTGCTTTTGGCCGGCGACCTTCATGAAAGGCGGCCTGAAGTTTTGGGTGCAGTTCACCGAGAAGTACGGCAGCCCGTGGGTCATCGGCAAACACCCACGCGGCGCCAACGACGGCGAAACCGATTTGCTGCTCGATAGCCTGGAGGCCATGGTGCAGGACGCCGTTGCGGCCATCCCGGACGATTCCAGCGTGCAGATTATCGAGGCGGCGGGCAAAGCCGGCAGCGCCGAGGTCTACCGTGAACTGCTGGAGTACTGCCGCAGCGAAATCAACGTGGCCATGCTCGGGCAAAACCAGACCACCGAGAAGGACAGCAACCGCGCCAGCGCCACAGCCGGCGCCGAGGTCACCAAAGATATCCGCGACGGCGACGCCGGCATCGTTGCCGCCGCGTTGAACGCCTGCATTCGCCTGGTCGTGGACCTCAACTTCGGCGCCGACGTCGCCGCGCCGCTGTATGAGTTGTGGGAACAGGAGGAAATCGACAAGACCCTGGCCCAGCGCGACAAGGCATTGACCGAGTCCGGCGTGAAGTTCACCGACGCGTACTGGAAGCGCACCTACAACCTGCAGGACGGTGATCTCGCAACGGCGCCGACCGCCGCTGACTCGCCGGACTTCGCCGAGGCAACCGTGCGGCCGCTGCTGGACCAGATCGCCCTCGATCAGGCCATCAATGGCCTGCCCGCCGAAGTGCTGCAACAACAGGCCGAACAGGCCGCGGCCCCGTTCATTGAAGCGCTGCAGCGCGCCCGCGATGGCTCAGAGGCCCTCGGCCTGTTAGCCGAGGCGTTCCCGCAAATGGATGACCAAGCGCTCCAGGAGCAGCTCGCCAATCTGTTGTTCATCGCCGATACCTGGGGCCGCCTGAGCGCCCGCGCCGACCGGGAGGACTGA